From a region of the Panicum virgatum strain AP13 chromosome 2K, P.virgatum_v5, whole genome shotgun sequence genome:
- the LOC120689797 gene encoding disease resistance protein RGA2-like isoform X1: MIAVSLRNYYDEVCWNRLLKSWWWSVSSNSLGIHIAASLGVCYCELPAYLRQCLIYCSIFPRNYIFGKYELIQMWIANGFVELDNTVGPRSLEDVAAKWFDELVNRCFLQPTFWELQYVMHDLVRDFTIALISNEYRGVDCELAHLPQSVRHLSVSMENMNVPRTDYNIKNLRSLMLFGGLRDSNSSECNTTVGSLLEKSYGTVDCLTEISYDNVDNISEGCSDAIGNDHADIILKRSCVTIGSILRKSTCLRLLNLSNMRPNAALACSDNHLLVEDHVTAFARFITRHHMLPHLTHLRFLDFSYSGITELPDSLCTLCNLQVLGLRSCGFTQLPRSMNSLISLRHLHADADTIALIHGIGGLTKLQDLHEFRVKTEDGYRITELRDMRYIEGSLCISDLQKVANRAEATQANLSRKDGITCLHLKWDRNQSLKGKYNHFGKELSQYDIGQKEPLHVILLQKNDMPSDISGSIVNPSTLDPPINILQCLVPPRNLQKLKIFGYPGYSFPDWVQGLRYIQVIEISHCIELQVLPPMGQLEHLRKLKSYELPSIKDVSSDVYGTSNMVFRSLEELSFGSMVKWENWADAENREFFPNLQKLHINRCYNLRELPFMALGVGIKELSLSGCGSYCGTVSSYLHRLTCLTHLKVNDCSKKLILPCQKLVSLEYLHLSNCKELCVEGGILCMNNLKALHISSCHIVGLSLEEHLTRLLSGWASMFGEEQALDLKSTILQLVKEAGMKSKEIHLPVSSTVGLSKKSGRKRRDGQHKPEHIHIMSSLTDLTMDNLSQSLNLDNILCKLSTLRSLCLHKIHNISVLQEQWLEQIKSLQELEFSNCYLLRKLP; encoded by the coding sequence ATGATTGCAGTATCGTTGAGAAATTATTATGACGAAGTGTGCTGGAATAGACTTTTAAAAAGTTGGTGGTGGAGTGTTTCAAGTAACAGTTTGGGCATCCACATTGCAGCTTCTCTTGGGGTTTGTTATTGTGAATTACCTGCATATTTGAGGCAATGCTTGATTTATTGCTCGATATTTCCTAGGAATTATATATTCGGAAAATATGAGTTGATCCAAATGTGGATAGCTAATGGTTTCGTCGAGCTAGACAACACTGTGGGTCCCAGAAGTTTGGAGGACGTAGCTGCTAAATGGTTTGATGAACTTGTTAATAGGTGCTTTCTGCAACCAACATTCTGGGAACTCCAATATGTTATGCATGATTTGGTTAGAGATTTTACAATTGCTCTAATTTCTAATGAGTATCGTGGTGTTGATTGTGAACTGGCACATCTTCCACAAAGTGTCCGCCATTTATCCGTAAGTATGGAGAATATGAATGTGCCACGGACTGACTATAATATTAAAAACTTGCGATCACTCATGTTGTTTGGCGGCTTACGTGACAGCAACTCTAGTGAATGTAACACCACTGTTGGTAGCCTTCTGGAGAAGTCTTATGGCACCGTTGATTGCCTTACTGAGATATCCTATGACAATGTTGATAACATTTCCGAAGGGTGTTCTGATGCAATTGGTAATGACCATGCTGACATTATTTTGAAGAGATCTTGTGTGACTATTGGAAGTATTCTAAGGAAGTCAACATGCCTGCGGTTATTGAACTTGTCTAATATGAGGCCAAATGCTGCACTAGCATGCTCCGATAATCATCTACTTGTTGAAGATCATGTTACAGCATTTGCGAGGTTCATTACAAGACATCACATGCTGCCCCATTTGACTCACCTCAGATTCTTAGATTTTTCGTACAGTGGGATTACCGAACTTCCTGATTCATTATGTACCTTGTGCAATCTCCAGGTTCTTGGCTTGCGAAGCTGTGGATTCACACAGTTACCAAGAAGCATGAATTCATTAATTAGCCTGCGACACTTGCATGCAGATGCAGATACAATTGCTCTAATTCATGGCATTGGAGGGCTAACAAAGCTCCAAGACTTGCACGAATTCCGTGTTAAAACAGAGGATGGCTACAGAATAACTGAGTTAAGGGACATGAGGTACATTGAAGGTTCCCTTTGTATATCAGATCTTCAGAAGGTGGCGAATCGAGCAGAGGCAACTCAGGCTAACTTATCCAGAAAGGATGGTATTACTTGTTTACATCTAAAATGGGACAGAAATCAATCTTTGAAGGGTAAATATAACCATTTTGGAAAGGAGTTGAGTCAGTATGATATAGGTCAAAAAGAGCCACTTCATGTTATCTTACTTCAGAAGAATGATATGCCTTCAGATATTTCAGGATCAATTGTGAATCCATCTACACTTGATCCGCCCATCAACATACTACAATGTTTGGTTCCACCTAGAAATTTGCAGAagctgaaaatttttgggtacCCAGGGTATTCTTTTCCAGACTGGGTGCAAGGGCTCAGGTATATCCAAGTTATTGAGATAAGCCACTGTATAGAACTGCAGGTACTTCCGCCTATGGGGCAGCTGGAGCATCTAAGGAAATTGAAGTCATATGAGTTGCCTTCCATAAAAGATGTCAGTTCAGATGTATATGGAACCTCAAATATGGTCTTTCGATCTTTGGAGGAGCTAAGTTTTGGATCCATGGTGAAATGGGAAAATTGGGCAGATGCAGAGAATAgagaattctttccaaacctgCAAAAGCTGCACATCAATAGGTGCTACAACTTGAGGGAACTACCTTTTATGGCCTTGGGCGTAGGTATCAAAGAACTTTCACTTTCAGGTTGTGGTTCATATTGTGGTACAGTATCAAGTTATTTGCATAGATTAACTTGTCTCACACATTTAAAGGTAAATGATTGCTCAAAAAAGTTAATCCTTCCATGTCAAAAGCTGGTATCACTGGAATACTTGCACCTTTCAAATTGTAAGGAGCTCTGCGTTGAGGGTGGAATTCTTTGTATGAACAATTTGAAAGCCCTACATATTTCCAGCTGCCACATAGTCGGATTATCCCTAGAGGAACATCTCACTCGCCTGCTCTCGGGTTGGGCATCAATGTTCGGAGAAGAGCAAGCACTTGATCTTAAATCCACTATTCTCCAGTTAGTCAAAGAGGCAGGCATGAAAAGTAAAGAAATCCACCTTCCTGTTTCTTCTACAGTTGGATTATCCAAAAAGTCAGGCAGAAAAAGGAGAGATGGACAACATAAACCCGAGCACATTCACATTATGTCATCTCTCACTGACCTTACGATGGATAACCTTTCCCAGTCTCTAAATCTTGATAATATCCTTTGCAAGCTTTCAACTCTTCGTTCCCTGTGTCTTCACAAGATTCATAATATATCTGTTCTTCAAGAACAGTGGCTTGAGCAAATTAAGTCCCTACAGGAGCTGGAGTTTTCTAATTGCTACCTACTCAGGAAACTCCCATAG
- the LOC120689797 gene encoding putative adenylate cyclase regulatory protein isoform X2: MNSLISLRHLHADADTIALIHGIGGLTKLQDLHEFRVKTEDGYRITELRDMRYIEGSLCISDLQKVANRAEATQANLSRKDGITCLHLKWDRNQSLKGKYNHFGKELSQYDIGQKEPLHVILLQKNDMPSDISGSIVNPSTLDPPINILQCLVPPRNLQKLKIFGYPGYSFPDWVQGLRYIQVIEISHCIELQVLPPMGQLEHLRKLKSYELPSIKDVSSDVYGTSNMVFRSLEELSFGSMVKWENWADAENREFFPNLQKLHINRCYNLRELPFMALGVGIKELSLSGCGSYCGTVSSYLHRLTCLTHLKVNDCSKKLILPCQKLVSLEYLHLSNCKELCVEGGILCMNNLKALHISSCHIVGLSLEEHLTRLLSGWASMFGEEQALDLKSTILQLVKEAGMKSKEIHLPVSSTVGLSKKSGRKRRDGQHKPEHIHIMSSLTDLTMDNLSQSLNLDNILCKLSTLRSLCLHKIHNISVLQEQWLEQIKSLQELEFSNCYLLRKLP, translated from the coding sequence ATGAATTCATTAATTAGCCTGCGACACTTGCATGCAGATGCAGATACAATTGCTCTAATTCATGGCATTGGAGGGCTAACAAAGCTCCAAGACTTGCACGAATTCCGTGTTAAAACAGAGGATGGCTACAGAATAACTGAGTTAAGGGACATGAGGTACATTGAAGGTTCCCTTTGTATATCAGATCTTCAGAAGGTGGCGAATCGAGCAGAGGCAACTCAGGCTAACTTATCCAGAAAGGATGGTATTACTTGTTTACATCTAAAATGGGACAGAAATCAATCTTTGAAGGGTAAATATAACCATTTTGGAAAGGAGTTGAGTCAGTATGATATAGGTCAAAAAGAGCCACTTCATGTTATCTTACTTCAGAAGAATGATATGCCTTCAGATATTTCAGGATCAATTGTGAATCCATCTACACTTGATCCGCCCATCAACATACTACAATGTTTGGTTCCACCTAGAAATTTGCAGAagctgaaaatttttgggtacCCAGGGTATTCTTTTCCAGACTGGGTGCAAGGGCTCAGGTATATCCAAGTTATTGAGATAAGCCACTGTATAGAACTGCAGGTACTTCCGCCTATGGGGCAGCTGGAGCATCTAAGGAAATTGAAGTCATATGAGTTGCCTTCCATAAAAGATGTCAGTTCAGATGTATATGGAACCTCAAATATGGTCTTTCGATCTTTGGAGGAGCTAAGTTTTGGATCCATGGTGAAATGGGAAAATTGGGCAGATGCAGAGAATAgagaattctttccaaacctgCAAAAGCTGCACATCAATAGGTGCTACAACTTGAGGGAACTACCTTTTATGGCCTTGGGCGTAGGTATCAAAGAACTTTCACTTTCAGGTTGTGGTTCATATTGTGGTACAGTATCAAGTTATTTGCATAGATTAACTTGTCTCACACATTTAAAGGTAAATGATTGCTCAAAAAAGTTAATCCTTCCATGTCAAAAGCTGGTATCACTGGAATACTTGCACCTTTCAAATTGTAAGGAGCTCTGCGTTGAGGGTGGAATTCTTTGTATGAACAATTTGAAAGCCCTACATATTTCCAGCTGCCACATAGTCGGATTATCCCTAGAGGAACATCTCACTCGCCTGCTCTCGGGTTGGGCATCAATGTTCGGAGAAGAGCAAGCACTTGATCTTAAATCCACTATTCTCCAGTTAGTCAAAGAGGCAGGCATGAAAAGTAAAGAAATCCACCTTCCTGTTTCTTCTACAGTTGGATTATCCAAAAAGTCAGGCAGAAAAAGGAGAGATGGACAACATAAACCCGAGCACATTCACATTATGTCATCTCTCACTGACCTTACGATGGATAACCTTTCCCAGTCTCTAAATCTTGATAATATCCTTTGCAAGCTTTCAACTCTTCGTTCCCTGTGTCTTCACAAGATTCATAATATATCTGTTCTTCAAGAACAGTGGCTTGAGCAAATTAAGTCCCTACAGGAGCTGGAGTTTTCTAATTGCTACCTACTCAGGAAACTCCCATAG
- the LOC120689797 gene encoding probable disease resistance RPP8-like protein 4 isoform X3 — protein MKMEDKGWSLPAAIGRVVGKLRFYLGNNSHSGKFKGTMKMLDLLEEKLRLLQDENLQRVSLDREEEMGSWLLQVKEAADDAEELVKDMETGESAIPDVMAWFRSGSSNLLRMKYSIGRLVSVCTEGESLLGFLNLDEDVRESMRNDSASSTSYHTYVGRDKELAMILDMVLEDAQFKVATSLESWASADTLQISQKGWIIETLQNINPSQQRHEDAEVSPYQKEMGGTIEYTQVYNNTVGELRNPIIIPMVGISGVGKTTLAQLIFNDKRVQKHFQGQSAWIYCTDNIRKEELMTKILVSLQPQRKILDLGFDLNSLHDQLQSFIEGKRFLLVLDDVSDDIRAVWGDVKSVLSRGAPGSVVLVTTQLYGLASCGDYSSNIFESATV, from the exons ATGAAGATGGAAGATAAAGGATGGTCTCTGCCAGCGGCCATCGGCAGGGTGGTGGGGAAGCTGCGTTTCTATCTGGGAAACAACAGTCATTCAGGCAAGTTTAAGGGCACCATGAAGATGCTCGATTTGTTGGAGGAGAAGCTCAGGCTCCTCCAAGACGAGAATCTGCAGCGTGTCAGTCTAGACCGAGAGGAAGAGATGGGTTCATGGCTACTGCAGGTGAAGGAGGCTGCAGACGACGCAGAGGAGCTAGTCAAGGACATGGAGACCGGTGAGTCTGCAATTCCTGATGTCATGGCTTGGTTTCGTTCTGGTAGCAGTAACCTCCTCAGAATGAAATATAGCATCGGCAGACTTGTTAGTGTGTGCACTGAAGGTGAATCCCTTCTTGGCTTTCTTAACCTGGATGAGGATGTCCGGGAAAGCATGCGGAATGACAGTGCTTCCTCGACATCTTATCATACCTATGTTGGTCGAGATAAGGAACTAGCTATGATATTGGACATGGTATTGGAAGATGCTCAGTTCAAGGTGGCAACATCGCTTGAAAGCTGGGCAAGTGCTGACACCTTACAAATTTCTCAGAAAGGATGGATCATTGAGACCCTCCAAAACATCAATCCATCTCAGCAGAGACATGAAGATGCAGAAGTATCACCTTACCAAAAAGAAATGGGTGGCACCATAGAATATACCCAGGTGTACAATAATACTGTTGGTGAACTGAGGAACCCTATCATTATTCCGATGGTTGGAATCAGCGGGGTCGGTAAAACAACCCTTGCGCAGCTCATTTTCAATGATAAAAGGGTCCAGAAGCATTTCCAGGGTCAATCTGCATGGATCTATTGTACTGACAACATCAGAAAGGAAGAATTGATGACAAAGATCTTGGTATCTTTGCAGCCTCAACGTAAAATTCTAGATCTTGGGTTCGATCTCAATAGCCTCCATGATCAACTTCAGAGTTTCATAGAAGGAAAGAGGTTTTTGCTTGTACTTGATGATGTGTCTGATGACATCCGTGCAGTATGGGGTGATGTAAAAAGTGTA CTAAGCAGAGGTGCACCTGGAAGTGTTGTCTTAGTCACAACCCAACTGTATGGTTTAGCCAGCTGTGGGGACTACAGCTCCAATATTTTTGAATCCGCTACAGTATGA